A single genomic interval of Pseudodesulfovibrio sp. S3 harbors:
- a CDS encoding ABC transporter ATP-binding protein — MANLILDDICVRFGGLQALTDVAFSISEGEVVGLIGPNGAGKTTVFNVITGVYTASSGSVSYDGTTITGLRPYQVLSMGIARTFQNIRLFQNMTALENCMVAQHSRSKAGVLGAILRSPGQQREEARIIEKSQKALDFMGLGTRADEVASNLPYGHQRRLEIARALASEPHTILLDEPAAGLNPAESKELMESIGRITELGINVLMVEHDMKVVMGICNRIVVLDHGVMIAEGLPEEIQKNPDVIEAYLGQ, encoded by the coding sequence ATGGCAAATCTTATTCTTGACGACATCTGTGTCCGTTTCGGTGGCCTGCAGGCTCTTACCGATGTGGCTTTTTCAATATCCGAAGGCGAAGTTGTGGGATTGATCGGTCCGAACGGAGCGGGCAAGACCACGGTTTTCAACGTGATCACCGGGGTCTACACGGCCTCGAGCGGGTCGGTGTCCTATGACGGCACCACCATAACCGGACTGCGGCCCTATCAGGTTCTATCCATGGGCATTGCCCGGACCTTTCAGAATATCCGGCTGTTCCAGAACATGACGGCGCTCGAAAACTGCATGGTGGCCCAGCATAGCCGCTCAAAGGCCGGTGTTCTCGGCGCCATCCTGCGCAGTCCCGGCCAACAGCGTGAAGAGGCGCGGATCATCGAAAAATCGCAAAAGGCATTGGATTTCATGGGGCTGGGCACAAGGGCTGACGAAGTGGCCTCCAACCTGCCTTACGGTCACCAGCGCAGGCTTGAAATCGCCCGCGCCCTGGCCTCCGAACCGCATACCATCCTCTTGGACGAACCTGCTGCCGGACTGAATCCGGCCGAATCCAAGGAATTGATGGAATCCATCGGCCGCATCACCGAACTGGGTATCAATGTGCTTATGGTGGAACACGACATGAAAGTCGTCATGGGCATTTGCAACCGTATTGTTGTTCTCGACCACGGAGTAATGATCGCAGAGGGACTGCCTGAAGAGATTCAGAAGAATCCCGACGTGATTGAGGCATATTTGGGCCAGTAG